CTTTGACCTCAGTCCCGATAGATAACTCTAGATTATATCACCTTTGAATGACTTCACTCACTACACAAACAGGCTCCATTTGACGCTTCACTACTGCTGATCAGGAAGCAGGAGACACGCAAAACTCCTACACAGCCTTTTACAGAATACAGTATCTGCCTCATCATCTAAGGAGTTTTGTTGTTTCATCACACTCCTGGGGTGTCTGTGTCCGATGTCAAACCCATCATCAGGCCGTGTACGTGTCCTTACCCTGGGCCGTTGCTGTCCTCCCGGCGGGTCACGCTGCCATCGTTAGCCCCCTCGGTGCTGGCTCTGCTGCCCTCCGTCTCCTTGGCCCGGTGCTCAACCACCTCCCCCTCGTCCAGGGCATGGTGGAGGCGGTAGTTCACCGtcttcagcagcagaaacatgGCAGCGATCACACCACAGTAGATTCCCACAATCACCATGGTTGGCGGCAGGGCCTGGTATTAGAGAAACATGCAGAGATGGATTTTGAAACACTGGATTTTAGGCGTTTAAGCTGACGTTATCCAGACCGACAATGAGACAGCAGGTAGgcggttcagtgtcttgctgaaggacactCTGACATGAGAAGTGGATGCTGACATACTGGGTGTTGTGGGGATCGAACGACTAGGCCATCCTGCCACGTGAATGAAGAGCCCAACAACGTCCGTGAGAGAACTTCCCTTTAAAAATACATGTCATAATTTCCCAAAAATGGGTAGAAAAGAATGACTAGCAACCAAGTATTGTAGCCACGTTAACTATGTAAAAAACATAGCTGAAACAAAAATATGACTTACTATTGCACATACTTGTTGTGACTTTATTATTAGCAGGCAACTGTATTTTTACCACAGGGTGTTTGAGCTCCATTCTCTAAGGGTCCGTTGTCCTTGAGATATCCACTGCATCTGTTAGCTGTTATTACGAACACCAGCACCACTCAAACCTGTGGCTCAATATAAACCACAGAGCTGACCAATGTATTTATTCCCACTCCAGAAATAGAAAGGAAACCACAAACTGATATGGAGCATTAGCTTCTCAATATAGATGTTAGTATTTAGCCATTTCTTGACCCGAGTACATTTATAGAGTCTAGCTAATATTTGAAAACCAGTTCACTAAGCTAACACTCGGTTCTGTAGCCCATCTCAATCACCTTTACTGATTTGATGCTTTGAAGATATGTTCTAATTATCAGGCACACTAACAACCCATAAATAACAGGTATAACTGGACAATAACTACTACTGATGTACAAAGTCCTTCCTTGACAAATTAAAGGGCAAGCTATATAATGCTATCACTGTGGAAAAGTAAACACAGTatccctttagaaaaacaaacaggcctAGGAGAAATAAACTTAGTAAATCATAACAGTCTGTTCAGTCTATTTCctggaaattaaaaatgacagaGTACTGTTGCATCCTAGTCAGCTGTTACAAAAGACAGTAGTTACAGCTGATAGCTTCTGAAAACTGGTGATATTGCAAATCACTACTGACAGGGAGGAAAACAACTAGAtaaggggggggagggaaaaTAAATCCACTGAACACAGCCTAGTTCAGGGTAATGGACGTCTAATATCCTAACTGATCATAAGTGCATCATTGTGAAAAATATAGAATTTAAACAAAAGAGCCTTCTGGTCCCATCTAGTTGGTGGATGGTACACTTAGGGGGGAGGCAATCACCGATTATTTTGTTAATTTCCTCATCGAAATAATGTTTATCTCTTAATAACTGCCGATGGCTTGGTGGTTTTGCAGTGTAGCTGGGTATATGGTAACGTTTCGTAGTATTTTAGTTGGTGACATGAAACGTTACATTGTCTCCGTTCCAGAGAATAGACAGAGACCGACCGTTAGTATCCTGTGGCAGCTAACGGACATAGACTTGTTTGCCTTTGGTTCCATTGTCAACAGTCCTAACAGTTAAATAAAGCTATTACAGAGGGTTTTACAAAAACAACACTTACCATGTAAAGTGTGAAGGGGAAACATAGAAGAAACAGCCAGATGTAGAGATGTAAAGCgttgacaaatgtattttggtgGGGGTCGTAATACCACCCGCCTGTGACTGAAGCCCAGACCCCCTGCCTCAGGATCTGGAGAGTTTGCGACCCCATGTTTTATCCCCTTCGAGTCCGAACAAACCGACCAAATAAACGGGGTGACACGAAGGCTAGTCGTCGTCCAACATGACAAACGGTGCTCTGTTTTCAGACACTGGCCTGAAAATCCCCACTGCAGCCATCTTCTCTGCAGCTAGCCAGCTGGGGCACTGTTTTCAGTCCTCCACCGAGGAGACTCCTATCCCACCACGCCCTGCGAGAAACTTCTTCTTCGTGGCATCGGTACGTAGCTACAGTTTATAGGCTACATcgcccttcctttcctttcctttgttcATTTCCTCTCCTGGGATGAAATGCGTGAGTTTGGAGTTTGGTGTGACACCGGCTGCTGAAGCTAAACATGACTCAACGCAATGTGACAGAGAGAACAAACGCTCAAAAGTGAGATTCATAATTAGGCGAATATAGCTCGCAGCGTACAAATATAACCAAATGGCGACCTCTTCTGGTGACTGGAGCGTCCCGTTTCCTCTGCTCCtttcacaaacaacacaaatcaCAGATGATCATGCTAATTGCCTTTTTTGTAAACTACATAAACAAGGGCTGTACtcaagaccaccttagtcgagtccaagtcaattccaagaccatgTCCAGTCGAGTTTGAATCAAGACTAGGTCCAAAGCAGAGACCTCCAGGGTAAATCCAAGTCCTATTCAAGatcaaaataggcaataaagaGCAAAAATAATGATTAAGGAGTTTCATAAGGATggacagagatgtagatctatctgcaaaTCCGCTCTGTACCATACCCATCAACATCCAGCTGATCAATGCATATGAATTGACTAATTAATGCATACAAGTTTGAGAACCATTGCATACAAAGTTTGAAATCCCTTAAATGGTAGTGCTggggaaaacaaataaaacaaatcaaaacttcagtaaaagtccaaattttttaaattttcagatAGGCAGAAAAAAGTTGAGTTGaaatccatatatatatatattagatgGCATTTTACTCAGAACctgggaaaaaatgtgatgaaaCAAGACTGGAGACCATTACAGttgtcaaaaacacaaacacattaggATAATTGATACAACAAATTTTGATTTTAATACAAAAACACAGGGTATTCCTTTCAAAAAAACAGTTGGAGGTGTATGTCTGGCTCAAGAATAACAGGCCAGTCGATATTTCTTTAAATACATTGATAAACCATTTTGAAGTGCAGAGTTGTATGACAAACCAGAAAATtacagaggggaggggaggggtggtgtGGGGTGCTTTTCAGATTATGCGTTATGACACACCCCTTGGTATAGCAGATTGGGAATGAAACAATCCTCTGAAGTCATTACAACACAAAGATACTGCTGATGTCAACAGTAAACCGAAACCGGTGCTGATGTCAGCTTTATTATCGAAAAACCCGTTCCATAGCATACACTGCAAGGGTTCTGTACACCGAGATTTAAAATGTCCACTGACATCACGCAGTTAACCCTTGTTGCAGTACAGCTGCTTGAAATGTCCATGTTGCCAAACTTGTGTAGAAGTCTAAGGTTACAGTGTATAAGTAGTCCTGGCACCGGACAGGCAACTGACACGTTTTGTGCCAAATCATTCTTAGCATCTTGCAAACCAATCAAAAGAGCAAAGTGGCAGACTATCTTGAGGTTTGGGAAAGGGAGCAGAAATACTCCCATTCTCAGACTGTCCATCCAGGCGGAGTTCTATGACTTTTCTCTGCCTCATCCATTTTCCCAGAGTGTATGAAGTATAGTCATCACTGTAGCCTTGCTCTCTTCTCCGGTGGTGGTTTGCTCGGAGGAGCGGGGGCGGAGGACTTTGTGGctggctccctctcctcttgtttcacCGTTTCTGTGGGAGGTTCAGGCTCCTTCTTCACCTCAACTGcaacagaagagaacacagTCAGGGATACAACTCATGGATTCTGAGCGCTAGCCTGGCAATAATATTTGGTTTCCATCTCCACACCATCTTCATTAAACCCCATTAAAATTCTGACAGTAAGGGCAATTTCCCAACAGCATGGACAGGAAAAAACACGGCCACAGGCTAGAAAATAATATTTCCATAAAAgcatgcaaaataaaaatgcagtACTACAGCAGGATATAAAGTTAGGGGATGCAAAAAATGCCATTCACATTCCTtctaatatttaaaaaaaaaccagtgATGACCATAGATTGAAAATGATAAAGTAACCACTTATGTTCTGAATATAATGTGGACAAACAATTTAAAGATCATACCTGGAATAGGTTTCTCACCAGGCTTGGGCTGAAATTACAAGAAGAAATAAATTCACATTACATCAGACAAATCTGATTACACTGAGATAAATACGCTTTATTTTgggaaaattaaaatgaaaagacaGCAAAGATTTAATATGAATTTGCTTTTTGAGTAAGTGTAACATATACCTGGTAAAAGGTTGGTGGAAATTTTGACCTGAGGTCCAAAAGCAGTGTGTCCACACGTTGCCTCTGGAATAGTGAACTAggttcttctttcttcttggaCTTGGGCTTGGCTTTTTCTGCACAAAGACATTTGGTTAACCAGCATTTGCCAAAATCAACATGGGAATCACTGGAATATCATCAGGGCACCGTGGTTCTGAACTCCTcactattggctgcttgtaatgttggtgatgtagtagctgaagcttattctactgttcactattcattgtaagtcacttttgATTTGAGGATCAGCTAAACGCAACTAAAATGTGAATTCAAATGCACTGCCAAAAAcaaacctctctcctcctggtcTTTAAAGTGCCACCAGTATCCTTTGGACGGGTGGTAGCGGCAATAGGACATGGACTCATCAAAAGCAGACTGGATTCCATGGACAGCAGAAAGCTAAAGGAGACAGAAAGGTTCATGTCACTCACAACACAACGACTCATCAATTCCAAACACCCAGTCAAAAAATCTCCCTCCAACATCCTACCCCTgtttataaaatgtattataatgtaTGATATTGTAAATTCTCACCACTCTGGAGCCGATAACTGTTCCCAGGTCTGGGGCCTGATACACCACTCCTGCTATGATGTAGTAGTCAGCCAAGGGAATCACTGGAGGATGGGTACAAAGAAGTGTAAAATTAGAGACTCGAATAGAAATTTAAAAACAAGCTCAAGTGTGTTAACATCTGTTATTCTTACTGACAGCCATGAGTGTAGAATCACATAATCATACACCAAATTACTGTCTTCTCAACACTTAAGTACACAGTCCTATCACAGCTGTTTAATTTGACTGGCAGAGCTAGCTGCTGTCGTTCAGCACCACTCTTACTCTTGACTGCCACGCTCCAACCAACACCACTATAGCTGGCTGTGGTCAAGTTTGGCAAAATATAGTTTATAAATGAAACAAACTAAATATAACAGTTCTATTTTTAGGTCCTTTATTTACTTGGGTGTTTTGTTTCCAGTGACCACATATATGCAGCTTGTATAAAGCTGGATAATTAAAAGGGAAGATAACTGGGTGAACTCTACTACTATAATACTCCATTTTATTAGGTTACTCTGAAGGCATTTCTCCTTTATTACATAGAATTACAGCAGACAATgacaggaaaaacaggaaagatgggacAGAAGGAATGACTTTAGTCTGACTTGTCTAAAGTCAAATCAGATTCAAACCCGTGACATCACAAGTACTCTGTGTGTGCTTTGGTCCACTGACCCACCAGTTTGCCacactttatttctttattgacCAATTAATCAGATACACAGCTGCTCACCTTGCGTAGGAGACTGCCTCTGTTGTTTACGGATTATATAAAGAATTGGCTCCTGAGCATGAAGGAGAATGTATTCCACTCCAACCATCTGactggaaaaaagaagaaacaataTATGTGCTTATAGTTTTATATGTCACTGAGCAATAATGTAACTTTTCTACTAAGTACTGAAAAGACTATCACTCTAACCTTTAATACAGTAGTAGTGTTATTAACTGTagtatctgtgtgtttatttgttgttgtttatttatgcAATGTCCACATGCTGATTAATTAGTTCTTACGATGTCCCGTCTTCTTTTGAATTGATATTGCTATTTAGTATCATTCATATGGTGAACTTACTTCAGGTGTTCAAGAGTCAGCCGCTGCATCTTCACGACCTCATTATTACAGGTTCGGTCGTAGAAGGGGTTGCTTCTCTCCGAAAAATAGTCGAGTACATTTCCAGGGTTAAGAATGGGCACCCAGCCACTGTCTACCCAGGATATCCCAAGCAGGTTGTCTGGAAATGGAATGAGCAGTCAACAGATTTAATGACAAAGTTAGCTAATATGTTGGACTAAGATCTAGCTGTGTTAGGTTACAGAAATGAAGACGTCAAGATCATATTACCCAAATTTTAGCATGTTTACATTAGTAACCTGTGAGCTTCAGAATTggttttaagattttactgatcacttttaaagtAAAGATTGGTCAGGCACCCAGCTATACTAAATACCTTTAAAACTATATGAGTTGGATCACTGCCTGAGGTTCTTAGGTCTCTATTGCCTGTTCcaaaatgtatattaaaaaCTAGAGACGATCGGACCTTTGCCATCAGGACTCCTAGACTATGGAACGACATGActgaggagctcaggctggCTATATCTGTatgttttaaattatttctTAACACTCATTTTTATAGAcgttgcttttatgtaatgaccaTTTATTAGTGTATATGATCAAgactcttgccttgcttttatatttcttccttgttttattgcctttgctgctgattttgtgttttttatcctTTGTAAAGAGTGTTGTCTccgttttgaaaagtgctatataaagatGATGACAGGTGGCAGTATCCTTAAGGTAGGAGAAGTGAATTTAATATCTGCTTCCAAATCCCGGACGGCTAGTTAGTGAATGAGTGTTGCCCCTACCAGCAATGTGCCAATGAGGAATGAGCATTTAACCCCCAGGTGATCTATCGGAGGTACTCTTGCCGTGGCTAGGTACCAAACAGTGGCTGTAcggtgtgtgtatattgtataaCCCTTCCTCTACCAGTTATTACCCTCTTAAATGTTCCTTTTGCAACGTCTTCTTCTTAGGCAGCTTGTTTAGTCAAACAATGGTTAAAAAtgagttaacgttagctaactagctaactaatgtAGTATGACTTCGGCGCAACGAAAAGGTATTTTTAACGAGCTTTTGAGCTAACCTGACATTAATCCTTTGTTCAAAGAACGGTTTGGAGATTCATTagcatacaaaacaaaatagacCACACTGGATTAATTAGATATTATGCTGATTAGAGCAGAAGACCAATCAGTCGTTGCTAGCTTCTAGCGTTAGCAGAGATATCAGTAAACTGCTAGCAGCAAGACAACTCAGCAGCTTTACTTTTTCTCAAGATACTCAAAAATAGATATTTAAACAATTATCCATTGAACCATTAAATGACACCAGAGAAATAAAAGTTGCTGAAAAGAATTTAGCAATTAAAGATAAAAGCAACTGATTTAGCTACCTCTCAAATCCGCCGACGCCATGATGTAAACAATTTGTCACACAGGAATTGCGTGTTCATGGTGTCGCAGTTTGATGACGTGACGTCTCTTAATTAGGGACTTAAGAATCAAGTGTGCTAAAAGAGTATAATCATGGGCAAAtttcatatagcctacataagAACAAGTGTTCTGTATCCAAgcctatttttttgtttgtttttttgctctttAGAAGTGAGGTGAAAAcgaaaaaatgtataaaatgaagAATAACAAAGCTACAAAATGTAACTTacaaaaacaaaccattttCAAGAAATATAATTTGTGCACATGAAACattcttcctttttttattcttatacACAATGTAATATGTGACTATATGTGACTCTTAAATGTTCTATATATGAAAATAAAGAAGGGGTGATAAAAGAGACACTGACTAGACAAAAATGGATACACAATATAACAGGAGAAAGACTAAATCAAATATTtgataataacaaaaataacagactgtgtgtgtgtgggtgtgtgtgtgtgtgtgtgtgtgtgtgtgtgtgcgtgtgtgtgtgtgtgtttgtgtacatctTTCTTGAGTAGCAACTGGAGAGATACAGCCCCTTTGAATGTTTTCTAGTTTTCTAGGGAGAAACATCTTTTATTGGCCTTTACATGCAGCTTTCTAATGTGTTCCGGTCCGGTCAGCAGCATTTGCTCCAGAGAGTTGAAATTCCAGAGACACACCCAAACAGCTGAGTTCATCGCCCTGTGAGTGTGACAAGACAGATGGACTTATGCACGGTGAATAAACAAGCTTCAGCACACAGTGTTTTGCACAAAATGGTCATCAAAATGAGTCGCTCCTGTGTCAGGGCAAAGGAGGCACAACCTTATTCATCAAGTCAGCTCATAATGAAGGGGGTGCAGCTTCAGACAGACACCATTACCCTACATAAAAACCCCTGTTTTTGAATGACATCATACCCTGTCATTGGGGACCGTACCCTGTCATTGAGTCAGTCCAAAGCGAGCTGTTAGAGGCAGGCTGCTGGGACGAGAGCCGACAGGCTGGATGATCTTTATCTGATTCATCTGACTGGAGATGACTGCATTCCTCCAATttgagataagagagagagagagagagggagagagagagcacctaGAAAGGGGGGGTCTGGTATATCCAATGTTGCCTTaaagtgctgttggaaatattggTACTGACAGCACTTGAAGACAACACTGGATATCTttctctttgaatgtgtccAATGCTGCCTTTAAGCGATATGGGAAATATTTCAGTGGAGCTCACATGAACGACCTGACAAACTAGTAAATATGACCTGGAAAGTGGGAATTTTCTATCATACCCGTGCTGCTGAAATGTGACGTTTCTGGGACAGAGAGCACAGAACTGATGGTTAAAAGAATGTGCtttgttattttatgtttttgtttggcaTTCTGTGTCAGGTAATTAGTATCGTTATATGTTTCTTTTGCACTCATTGTTTAACTTTTGTTAAACAAAGTTGTCACGCAACAGactaaattaattaaaacatcaattaaatgcctgatgtaggctacattgtCTCGTCTTCGTTATGCCGCTGCAGCACAAATTAGCTTTATGGCAtttaatttctaaaacaaaacaacagccaccaagAAAACCTTTTGTAACAGGGTAATTTTTTAACGTGTGTATTTCTGACCAAAAACACTTGAATGCGAGTCTCAAATTGAAAGCAGGAGTTTACGAGGAATACTTTAAGGCAGCAAATGTCTGGTTAGTAGCCTTTTCAGCCTAGTTCAGGGGCTCGCATAAGATTCGCTTACTGCTCTATCTTCAAATGAAcatttaagtaaatttaagaaGGCTACatattgctttttgtttttacatttggaaatagGCTAAACTTAAAACTTGAATtacttcaattttttttttattattattctaacaAATTAAATAGAGGCTTAGTCCcgtccatttcatttcatgaatAAAATTTCCTCCATGTAAATTAACAACAGATTATTGCCCGTGTTGATTGGTTTGAAATCCTTTTTCGCATCTTCAAATAAAATGAGAGTGAAATTAAACTTCTCATTTTGCTGCCGGACCCCCTGGGACCACTGGCCTAGTATTAACAACCAATCGGCTGGtcggagggggggagaggataGGAGCGCGCATCGAGCAGGGCTGCGCACAGAAGACGTAGCTGCGTGCGACACTGGCGAGGCGAAGACGCGAGTACGGCGAGAGGATGCAGTGAGGGGAGCCTGTATTTTCCCAGCTAAATGATAGTCTGGCGTTAGGGCAGCTATAATAACACATCAAAAATGAGTGTAAGCCAGACTGGGCACGACGGCAGCTCCAGAGCGGACGGCGGCGGCACCGGCAGCCTCACGGACAACGGCGGCGGCTCCCCGAGGCTTCAGCAGTGCGCTCAGCCTcccagcagcggcagcagccgGACCAAAGATGCCAgataccagcagcagcagcagaggcatcATGGTGGGTCGATGCTGAAACAGCCATCCCACTCCGAGCCAGCTGATGCCGTGCGACGGGCGCTCGACTTCAAGACCCAAGGCACCCAGTGCTACAAGGATAAGAAGTACCGGGAGGCGATCGGCAAGTATCACCGCGCTCTGCTGGAGATGAAGGGGCTGTGCAGGGTGCTGGGGGATCCAGACACCAGCTCCaaatccccctcctctctcctgccgaCCATCAGCAAGTCCACATCGCTGACAGACGAGCAGAAGGGTGCGATGGAGAATGCGGAGCTGGAGTGTTACAACAGCTTGGCCGGTAAGCAGCGTTTCTctcacatttcacacacaacacaccacacatataAAGGCTATTTGCTGTTCTCCTCAACAGAAGAAAGATTTCAGGGAATACTCCAGAGCTCATGAATGATTCATAAAGAGTATGAGTCATTCCCAGGCTTACCCCACCATCGGCCTCACTTTCTTTTTGGATATTCACTTCATGTGGCTGATTTATTTATCTACCCCTGGGCAAATTAAAGcattgtatttatatttgttaGGCTATTTATAAAAGAATCATATTGTATTTCAGCGCATTGGACGACACGCATTAGCGCTTTTACAAtacactgaatgcacaaaacattagggacacttactcttttcatgaagtgcactgatgaggtgaatccaggtgaaagccatCATCCCCTAtagatttcccttattaaatctctaccaatcacaaaggaggagatgtagataaagagaagcagatgagttagagagggatttgagacaactgagatgtggattttgcaaaaaaaagggctgcaactcaatatcaggaagatgtctgTGATATTTTATGTATTCAGTATAATGGAATTCAAACAATGGTTCATGCAGTGATATCAGCGCTCCCTCTCTTGCCTCTccctttgctttttttccccttcaagCCTGCCTGCTACAGATGGAGCTGGTGAACTACGAACGAGTGAAGGAGTATTGTCTGAAAGTCCTGCGCAAGGAAGGAGAGAACTTCAAAGCCCTTTACCGCTCCGGTGTGGCCTGCTACCACCTCGGTGACTTCCAGAAGGCCCTGTACTACCTCAAGGAGTCACACAAACAGGAGCCTTCAGGTTAGGGCTGGTCGGCCGTGGCGTTGTGGTCCAGTATTGTCTCAACAGTCTTGTCTTATGTCCCCCCATCCTCAACCCAGCAGGACTATAAGACAGGGTTTCCCAACGTTTTTCATGTCAAGAACCCCCAGATAGATCCGCATTAGACCACAGaaccccatttgataagattatGTTGAAAGGAACcacatctgagaagatttttgctGTTAATTTTAGCTGTAGCTTGTTGACTTGGCACAGATATATATACACCTGTCTGTAGGTGGAGTGATAACCTCTGATCAAAACAGCCGTCTTTATACATTCTCCCACTGTGCCAACATCTAGGGAGTGAGATGATAGTAGAATTTAAgtatttctcattttgctggaAACCTCTTAAGGACCCCTAGTGGTTCCTGGACCCCattttgggaaccactgctatGATGAACACCATGGAAATAAGATTGTTACCTTACCTTTAAGAATAATGTGTGTGGTATGGTCTTCTAGGTAGTGGTATAGCCATTGTATTTGGATGTTTTTTGAATGCTCAAAGCAAGTCTATTTAGTCATTCCAGTAGATATCAACACTCATCTTAAAATGGTTCGTATCTCTGTACTTAGCATTTCTCTGTAGTCATGTGAAagccttgtaactccaattttggtgattttcatgttttaacttcagttgaaggattacatggttctctatgggttgagggAAATCTGACCacccttggtcttatgaaatcctttcaaacCCAATTGGATAAACCATTTCATGGTGGTTGAGCTGAAAACAAAGGTGT
The nucleotide sequence above comes from Centroberyx gerrardi isolate f3 chromosome 17, fCenGer3.hap1.cur.20231027, whole genome shotgun sequence. Encoded proteins:
- the med6 gene encoding mediator of RNA polymerase II transcription subunit 6 produces the protein MASADLRDNLLGISWVDSGWVPILNPGNVLDYFSERSNPFYDRTCNNEVVKMQRLTLEHLNQMVGVEYILLHAQEPILYIIRKQQRQSPTQVIPLADYYIIAGVVYQAPDLGTVIGSRVLSAVHGIQSAFDESMSYCRYHPSKGYWWHFKDQEEREKAKPKSKKKEEPSSLFQRQRVDTLLLDLRSKFPPTFYQPKPGEKPIPVEVKKEPEPPTETVKQEEREPATKSSAPAPPSKPPPEKRARLQ
- the ttc9 gene encoding tetratricopeptide repeat protein 9A; amino-acid sequence: MSVSQTGHDGSSRADGGGTGSLTDNGGGSPRLQQCAQPPSSGSSRTKDARYQQQQQRHHGGSMLKQPSHSEPADAVRRALDFKTQGTQCYKDKKYREAIGKYHRALLEMKGLCRVLGDPDTSSKSPSSLLPTISKSTSLTDEQKGAMENAELECYNSLAACLLQMELVNYERVKEYCLKVLRKEGENFKALYRSGVACYHLGDFQKALYYLKESHKQEPSDTNVIRYIQLTEMKIRRSAQREKKEAT